DNA from Microbacterium sp. BLY:
CGCTGCCGCGCGGGCAGAAGGAAGCGGGCTACGCGATCGGACTGCGCAAGAGCGGCGTGATGCGCCTCATCCTGCTGCCGCAGGCCATTCGCGCGATGCTCCCTGTGATCGTCGCCCAGCTCGTGGTCACGATGAAGGACACCGCCCTCGGCTTCATCATCACGTACCCCGAGTTGCTCTACTTCGCGAAGCAGCTGACCTCGCAGCAGGGGCGCCCGATCCTGCAGTCCGCCTTCGTCATCGGCGGCATCTACATCATCATGTGCCTCATCCTTTCCGGCATCGCACGTTGGGTGGAGGTGCGCACGCGCCGCTCGGCGAAGGTTCTTGCTGGCGGCACCGTCGATCCTGAGCTCGATCCTCGACTTCACGAGGGCGGTACCGACACGCAGCTGCTCACGCTTCAGAAGGGTGACAGCCGGTCGCGACGCTCCAAGCGCGAGTGAGTATCGGCGCGGGACGCCCGTCCCGCGCCGGTAGACTCGACTCCCGTGTCAGAGTCTCCGGAAATCACCCCCGAAGCGGTCGAAGCCGCTGTCGCCGACGCCCTTGCGGCGATCGATGCGGCCGCCGACACCGCCGCGCTGAAAGCCGCCCGTGCGGCGCACGTCGCGGAGGGATCGCCGCTCGCGGTCCTGAACGCCTCGATGCGCCAGGTCGCCCCCGAGAACAAGGCCGCTTTCGGCAAGCTCGTCGGTCAGGGCCGCGGTCGTGTGAACCAGGCGCTCGCGGCGAAGGAGGCCGAGCTGGCCGCCGCCGAGGTCGCCGCGCGCCTGGAGGCTGAGCGCGTCGACATCACTGCCGTCCCGTGGCGGACGCGCGTGGGCGCCCGCCACCCGCTGGCCCTCCTGCAGGACCACGTCGAGGACATTTTCGTCGGCATGGGCTGGGAGATCGCGGAGGGGCCGGAGCTCGAGCACGAGTGGTTCAACTTCGACGCCCTGAACTTCGACGTCGATCACCCCGCCCGGCAGGAGCAGGACACCTTCTACGTCGACCCGACCTCGCGGCACCTCGTCATGCGCACGCACACGAGCCCGGTGCAGGTGCGGTCGATGCTGAACCGCGAGGTCCCCATCTATGTGCTGTGCCCCGGCCGCGTGTACCGCACCGACGAGTTCGACGCCACGCACCTCCCGGT
Protein-coding regions in this window:
- the pheS gene encoding phenylalanine--tRNA ligase subunit alpha; this encodes MSESPEITPEAVEAAVADALAAIDAAADTAALKAARAAHVAEGSPLAVLNASMRQVAPENKAAFGKLVGQGRGRVNQALAAKEAELAAAEVAARLEAERVDITAVPWRTRVGARHPLALLQDHVEDIFVGMGWEIAEGPELEHEWFNFDALNFDVDHPARQEQDTFYVDPTSRHLVMRTHTSPVQVRSMLNREVPIYVLCPGRVYRTDEFDATHLPVFTQFEGLVVDKGITMAHLKGTLDHFAKQLFGPEAKTRFRTNYFPFTEPSAELDLWHPTFKGGARWIEWGGCGMVNPNVLRAAGIDPEVYSGFAFGMGIERGLMFRSDVQDMRDMAEGDVRFSEQFGMVV